In Aquipuribacter nitratireducens, the genomic stretch GAGGAGCTCACCGAGGAGCGCATGGTCCGCGCCGCGGTCGAGTCGACGACCCACCGTCGGACCACCGACGTCGAGCGTCCCGCGACGGCGACCCGCACCGCCGGCATCCGCCGGGCACTCGAGGGGGACTACGCGCCGGTCGTCGCCCTCGCCGTCGTGATCCTCGGGCTCGGGGCGTTCATCCTCAGCCAGAACGACCGGTACCTGCTGCCGTTCAACGTGACGTCGGTCCTCATGCTCGTGACGGCGCTCGGCTTCATCTCCCTCGGTCAGACCGTCGCCCTGCTCACCGGTGGGATCGACCTCTCGGTCGGTCCGTTGGCCGGCTTCCTCGTCGTGGTCGCGTCGTTCTTCGTCAACGACGGCGCCGCCCTACCGGTGCTGCTGGCCGGCTTCCTGCTCATGCTCGTCGCGGCGGGCGCCACCGGCGCCGTCAACGGCTCCCTCGTCCGGTTCGCGCACTTCACACCGGTCGCCGCGACGCTCGTCGCGTACATCGCGCTCCAGGGGCTCAGCTTCACCCTGCGTGCCTCGCCGGGCGGCATCATCAGCCGACAGGTGACGGACGCCCTGCTCACGACCGTCGGGCCGATCCCGGTCGTCTTCGTCGTCCTCGTCGCCGTGACGCTCGTCCTCGAGCGGCTGCTGCGCGCCAGCGGCTGGGGGCTGCGCCTGCGAGCGGTCGGCTCCCACGAGGAGGCGGCGCGGCGCCTCGGGGTCAAGGTCAACCCCACGGTGGTCGCCGCGTACGTCCTCGTCTCGGTGCTCGTCTTCTGCGGCGCGGTGCTCCTGCTCGCCCAGCTCGGGATCGGGGACCCCGCCCAGGGCGTCGGCTACACCCTCACGAGCATCACGGCCGTCGTCCTCGGCGGCACGAGCCTGCTCGGTGGCCGCGGCACGTTCGTCGGGACGCTGCTCGGGGCCTTCCTCGTCGTCCAGCTGCTCAACGCCACCACGTTCCTCGGTCTCGACCAGGAGTGGCAGTACCTGTTCCAGGGCGCGCTCATCGTCGTCGCCGCCGTCGTCTACAGCCGGCTGCGCGGGACCCGCGCGGCCGGCGTCTGAGAGGAGCCCCCTCATGCGAGCCGCACGCTTCCACGGTCAGGGCGACATCCGCGTCGAGGAGGTGCCCGAGCCCCGCGTCGCCGCCCCGGACGACGTCCTCCTCCGTGTCCACTGGTGCGGGATCTGCGGGACCGACCTCCACGAGTACGCGGTGGGACCGATCGTGACGCCCACGAGCCCCCACCCCCTCACCGGGGCCGTGCTGCCGCAGACGCTCGGACACGAGTTCTCCGCGACGGTCGTGGAGGTCGGCGCCGACGTCCGCGACGTCAGCCCGGGCGACCGCGTGTCGGTGATGCCCGCCATCGTGTGCGGGCGCTGCCGGTACTGCCGCCGCGGCTACGGGCACCTGTGCGAGCGCTTCGCGTGCACGGGGCTGAGCGCCGAGACCGGCGGGCTCGCCGAGCACGCCGTCGTCAAGGACTACCAGGTCGCCCGTGTGCCGGACGAGGTGTCGGACATCGAGGCTGCGGTGGTCGAGCCGGCAGCAGTCGCCGCCTACGGCGTGGACCGGGCCGGTGTCACCGGGGGCGACACGGTGCTCGTCACCGGCGCCGGACCCATCGGCGTCCTGTCGGCGATGTACGCCTCCGCCGTCGGCGCGGGGCTCGTCGTGGTGGCCGAGCCGAACCCGGCCCGGGCCCAGCTCGCGCGGGACCTGCAGCTGGGAGAGGTCGTCGACCCGACGGCCGACGGCTTCGACGAGGTCGTCAGCGACCTCACCGACGGCGCCGGCTTCGACGTCGGCGTCGAGTGCTCCGGGACCACCCCCGGCCTGCAGACGTGCCTGACGAACGTCTCCCGGCGCAGCACCGTCGTGCAGACGGGCCTGCACACCAGGCCCGCGACGATCGACGCGATGGCGCTCGCGGAGAACGAGGTCACCCTCGTCGGCTCCTGGTGCTACCGGCTCACGGACTGGCCGCGCATCATCCGGCTCATCGCCAAGGGCTCCTACCCCGTCGCCCGCGCCGTCACGGCGCAGATCGACCTCGCCGACGTCGTGACCGCCGGCTTCGACCGGCTCGTCGACCCCACCGGGGACCAGCTGAAGGTCCTCGTCAGCGCCGCGCGCTGAGCCCGCCGCGCCGAGCCCACCAGCCACAGAAGGAGAGGACAGCCATGGCCGCCATCGGCACGTTGCACCACGTCGGCATCACCGTGAAGGACCTCGAGGCCTCCCTCGCCTGGTACTCGGACGTCCTAGGCGTCGAGCCCGAGTGGATCGCCGAGGGCTCCGGGGAGGAGCTCGGCCGCGCGGTCGGGGTCCCCGACGCCCGCCTCCGCTTCGCCATGCTCCGCCTCGGCAACGCCGTCGTCGAGCTGCTCTGCTACGACAACGGGCGGGACGAGACCTTCACCCGCTCGAACGCCGACGTCGGCTCCGCGCACGTCTGCATCGACGTCCCCGACATCCGAGCCGCCTACGAGGACCTGCAGGCGAAGGGCGTGCAGTTCCTCGCGCCGCCGCTCGACATCACCGACGGGCCCCTCGCCGGGTGCGCCTTCGCCTACTTCCGGGACCCGGACGGCGTCACGCTGGAAATCTTCCAGCACGAGACGGGGGCCGCCGCGTGAGCGCCCGCCGCGCCCTCGTCGTCGGCGCCTCCGGCATCACCGGCGGCAACACCGCCGAGTACCTGCTCGACCAGGGCTGGGAGGTGCTGGGCGTCAGCCGACGCCCACCGGGTCGGGCCCAGGGCATGACCCACGTGCCCGTCGACGTCCTCGACGCCGAGGCGACCGCCGACGCCCTCGGCGGGCTCGGGGTCACCCACGTCTTCTTCTGCACGTGGTCGCGGCAGCCCACCGAGGCTCAGAACATCACCGTCAACAGCGCGATGCTCCGCAACGTGCTGGAGGCGGTCGGCCCGGCGGGCACCGTGCAGCACGCCGCGCTCGTCACCGGGCTCAAGCACTACCTCGGTCCGTTCGAGGCGTACGCGCAGGAGCCGGCCAAGCCGCCGTTCCGGGAGAGCCAGCCGCGCCTGCCCGTCGCCAACTTCTACTACGACCAGGAGGACGTGCTGTGGGACGCGGCGTCCCGCCACGGCTTCTCGTGGTCGGTCCACCGCCCGCACACCGTCATCGGCTACGCCGTCGGCAACGCGATGAACATGGCGGTGACCCTCGGCGTGTACGGGACCCTCTGTCGCGAGACGGGCGAGCCCTTCGTCTTCCCCGGCTCCCACGAGCAGTACACGTCGACCACCGACATCACCGACGCCCGGCTGCTCGCCCGGCACCTGGCGTGGGCCGCGACGAGCCCGAGCGCCGCGAACGAGGCCTTCAACATCACCAACGGCGACACGTTCCGCTGGGAGGAGATGTGGACGGTTGTCGCCGCCGGACTCGGCGTCGAGCCGGCCCCGTACCCCGGCCACCCCACGCCCCTCGAGGGCCGCATGGACCACGCGGCGTCCCTGTGGCGCGACATCGCCGCGCGCGAGGGCCTCGTGGAGCCCGACGTCGACCGGCTCGTGTCGTGGTGGCACACCGACAGCGACCTCGGTCGACAGGTCGAGACGTGGGCCGACATGACGAAGAGCCGCGAGGCCGGCTTCACCGACGCCCAGGACAGCAGCCGCTCGTTCCTCGACGTCTTCGACCGCCTCCGCGCCGAGGACGTCCTGCCGACTGTCCCCGACACCGCGAGGAGCACGACATGAAGGCCCTGCAGTTCGCCGACAAGGACCGGATCGTCCTGGCCGAGACCGAGCCGCCGGCCATCGGCGACGACGAGGTCCTCGTCGCGCTGCGCTCGGTCGGCATCTGCCACTCCGACTTCGAGCTCCTGCACGGGCGCTACATCATCCCCTTCTCCTACCCGCTGATCCCCGGTCACGAGTGGTCCGGGGCGGTCGCGGAGGTCGGCAAGGACGTGACGTCCTTCCGACCCGGCGACCGGGTCCTCGGGGAGTGCGTGATCGGCCAGGAGCACTTCGGCT encodes the following:
- a CDS encoding 2,3-butanediol dehydrogenase, producing the protein MRAARFHGQGDIRVEEVPEPRVAAPDDVLLRVHWCGICGTDLHEYAVGPIVTPTSPHPLTGAVLPQTLGHEFSATVVEVGADVRDVSPGDRVSVMPAIVCGRCRYCRRGYGHLCERFACTGLSAETGGLAEHAVVKDYQVARVPDEVSDIEAAVVEPAAVAAYGVDRAGVTGGDTVLVTGAGPIGVLSAMYASAVGAGLVVVAEPNPARAQLARDLQLGEVVDPTADGFDEVVSDLTDGAGFDVGVECSGTTPGLQTCLTNVSRRSTVVQTGLHTRPATIDAMALAENEVTLVGSWCYRLTDWPRIIRLIAKGSYPVARAVTAQIDLADVVTAGFDRLVDPTGDQLKVLVSAAR
- a CDS encoding SDR family oxidoreductase, with translation MSARRALVVGASGITGGNTAEYLLDQGWEVLGVSRRPPGRAQGMTHVPVDVLDAEATADALGGLGVTHVFFCTWSRQPTEAQNITVNSAMLRNVLEAVGPAGTVQHAALVTGLKHYLGPFEAYAQEPAKPPFRESQPRLPVANFYYDQEDVLWDAASRHGFSWSVHRPHTVIGYAVGNAMNMAVTLGVYGTLCRETGEPFVFPGSHEQYTSTTDITDARLLARHLAWAATSPSAANEAFNITNGDTFRWEEMWTVVAAGLGVEPAPYPGHPTPLEGRMDHAASLWRDIAAREGLVEPDVDRLVSWWHTDSDLGRQVETWADMTKSREAGFTDAQDSSRSFLDVFDRLRAEDVLPTVPDTARSTT
- a CDS encoding VOC family protein; translation: MAAIGTLHHVGITVKDLEASLAWYSDVLGVEPEWIAEGSGEELGRAVGVPDARLRFAMLRLGNAVVELLCYDNGRDETFTRSNADVGSAHVCIDVPDIRAAYEDLQAKGVQFLAPPLDITDGPLAGCAFAYFRDPDGVTLEIFQHETGAAA